The sequence CGGTTCGTGGGGAATGCGCACCGCGTTGGAGAAGGCGATGATGTAGTCGCCGCTGCCGTGCCCGGCGATCGAGCCGGTCCGCGCTAGCCCCAGCGCCGCGCGCCGCGCCAGCCGCCGCAGCGCTCGATCGAGCATCGGGGCATCGGTCGCCAGGATAACCATCACCGATCCGCTCTCGGGCGGCTCCGGCGCGGCGTCCGGCCGCCAGCCGGCCAGCTCCCGTCCGACCGGCACCCCTGCAATCGTCAACTGGTCCCGCCGCCCGAAGTTGCCGAGCACCAGCGCGCCGACCGTGTAGCCGCCGAGCCGCTCGGGCAGCCGGCGCGAGGCCGTGCCGATGCCGCCCTTGAAGCCGAACAGGCTCATCCCCGTCCCGGCGCCGACGCACCCCTCAGCCACCAGTCCCGGCGAGGCCGCCGCGATGGCCTCCAGCACATGCTCCTGCCGCACGTGGCGGCCCTGCATATCGTTCAGGTAGGCGTCGGAGCACTCGCCGACCACCGGGTTCACGGTCGATGTCGTGATGCCGATGTCAGGGTTGGTGCGGATGGCGTGCTCGACCAGCCCGTCGGCCACCACGCCGACGTTCATCGTTCCCGTCAGCGCGATGGGCGATTCGATCACGCCCAGCTCGTCGATCTGTTCCTGGCCCAGACACTTACCGAAGCCGTTCAGCACGAAGATCCCGGCTGGGACCTTCTCCCGGAACACGTTCCCCTCGTGGGGCAGGATCACCGTCACGCCGGTGCGCACCGGCCCCTGGCCTGGCACGAGCGGGCCATCGCCTTCGATGAGCGTCACATGCCCCACCCGGACGCCGGCGACATCGGTGATCGTGTTCTCCGGACCAGGCGGCAGCGTCCCCAGCACCACCCCGGCCTCCCGCGCCCGGGGCCGCGATCCGCTCACAGCCACGCTCCTACCTCCTGCACCGCTCGGACCGCGAACGAGAGGGCGAAGCCGATCAGGACCACCCCGCTTATGAAGTTCACCCAGCGAAAGAGCCGGTCGGACACGAACCGCTGCCCCCCGTGGACCAGGAGCGACAGCCCGGTGACCCACAGGCCAAGCCCGAGGATCACCCCGAGAACGATGGCGAACGTCCCGGTCGTGTCGGTCTGCGCCACCGCCGACGCCACCAGGCCACCGCCGATCGAGGCCCAGAAGACGATGCCCATCGGGTTGAGCAGGGCGATCAGCAGCCCGGTCGGGTAGGAGCGGCGCATGAAGCCGCCCGAATCGGGCTTGTCGATGAAACTCCCCGTGGCAAAGGCGGCGCGGATGCTGCTATAACCCAGGAAGACGAGGAACGCCGCGCCTGCGACCCACAGGACCGTGCGCACGGCGGCGCGGTCGACAAGCGGCGTGATACCGGCGATGACGAGCAGGCAGTAGAGCGTGTCGGCGCTGATCGCGCCGACCCCGACCAGCCAGCCGGAGAGGAACCCGGAGCGAAGCCCGCGGCGCACGATCTCGATGTTCACCGGACCGATCGGCGCAGCCAGCGCCAGGCCGATGGCAATCCCACGCAGTGCCAGTTCCATGCGAGGGTGTCCGCTCCTCTCCGCCCCGCACACAAGGTCATCGCTCACGCGCCGGTCCCGCCCGCGGCAGCGGCAGCGTGTGCGACCCGGAGCATCGCCCGGGCTAGCCCGCCGCCAGAGCGCGGCAACATGCGGCGGGTGAGCCGCACGGGAGGGACTGATTTCACCCCTTCCCGGAGGGACGCCAATCCCGGGTCCGGCGCGTAAGGATAGCAAATCTCCGGCGGCAGCGGGCCATCGGAGGGCGGGAAGGACGGTATCGTGGTGTCCTGGCCGATGATCATCCGCGGCGCGCTTGCGCTCCGCCGTCTCGCGGCGGACGGCGCTTCCCCCGGTGCGCGCACGGTCGATCCGGAACGGCTGCGCCGCGCGCGCCGCTACAACCGGACCAAAGAGCAGCTCTTCCTCGTGGGGCTCGTCACCAGCCTCGTCACCGGCGCGCTGGTGGTCTTCTCCGGCGCGGCGGCCAGAGTGCGGACCGCCGTGCAGCGCCGCACGGGGCGCGGCCTCCCGGGCGACGCGGCCACGACCACGGTCTACTCGCTGCTCGGCTGGCTGGCGGCGCTCCCGCTCGACTACATCAGCTCCTACGTCGTCGAGCACCGCTACGGCCTGAGCAACCAGACGCGCACCGCGTGGCTGACCGACCACCTGAAGGGCCTGGGGGTGGGCCTGGTGCTCCAGACGCCGTTGGCCCTGGCCGGGTACACCGCGATTCGCCGCTGGCCGCGCACCTGGTGGGCGATCGTCAGCGCCGCGGCGATCCCACTGACCGTCCTGCTGGCCCAGCTCGGCCCGGTGCTGATCATGCCGCTCTTCAACAAGTACGAGCCGCTCAAGGACCGCGAACTGGCCGAGCGACTGAAGGCTCTGGCCGCCCGATCCGGCATCGAAGTGGCCGACGTGCTCCAGACCGACATGAGCCGGCAGACCAAGAAGGCTAACGCCTTCTTCGCCGGGCTGGGGCGCACCAAGCGCATCGTCCTCGCCGATACCCTGCTGGAGCAATTCACCCC is a genomic window of Sphaerobacter thermophilus DSM 20745 containing:
- a CDS encoding M48 family metallopeptidase, whose translation is MVSWPMIIRGALALRRLAADGASPGARTVDPERLRRARRYNRTKEQLFLVGLVTSLVTGALVVFSGAAARVRTAVQRRTGRGLPGDAATTTVYSLLGWLAALPLDYISSYVVEHRYGLSNQTRTAWLTDHLKGLGVGLVLQTPLALAGYTAIRRWPRTWWAIVSAAAIPLTVLLAQLGPVLIMPLFNKYEPLKDRELAERLKALAARSGIEVADVLQTDMSRQTKKANAFFAGLGRTKRIVLADTLLEQFTPEEIEVVVAHEIAHQAHRDIWRFIALGSVFTVALSFLVDRLARGTLARFGSRIGTDRLGDVATMPLLSWFLSIAGLLLGPVQNWYSRRIERRADAFALELTRDPVAFGSAMTRLAAVNLSDPKPPALVRLLLYGHPSIAERIDHARAFAAEHGLPAPEPITVE
- a CDS encoding P1 family peptidase, whose protein sequence is MAVSGSRPRAREAGVVLGTLPPGPENTITDVAGVRVGHVTLIEGDGPLVPGQGPVRTGVTVILPHEGNVFREKVPAGIFVLNGFGKCLGQEQIDELGVIESPIALTGTMNVGVVADGLVEHAIRTNPDIGITTSTVNPVVGECSDAYLNDMQGRHVRQEHVLEAIAAASPGLVAEGCVGAGTGMSLFGFKGGIGTASRRLPERLGGYTVGALVLGNFGRRDQLTIAGVPVGRELAGWRPDAAPEPPESGSVMVILATDAPMLDRALRRLARRAALGLARTGSIAGHGSGDYIIAFSNAVRIPHEPSERVLTLPHIVEDGALIDGLFQAAVEATEEAVINALFAATTMTGRDGHVRYALPLDETLAILRRAGVVR
- a CDS encoding LysE family translocator encodes the protein MELALRGIAIGLALAAPIGPVNIEIVRRGLRSGFLSGWLVGVGAISADTLYCLLVIAGITPLVDRAAVRTVLWVAGAAFLVFLGYSSIRAAFATGSFIDKPDSGGFMRRSYPTGLLIALLNPMGIVFWASIGGGLVASAVAQTDTTGTFAIVLGVILGLGLWVTGLSLLVHGGQRFVSDRLFRWVNFISGVVLIGFALSFAVRAVQEVGAWL